A stretch of DNA from Arachis hypogaea cultivar Tifrunner chromosome 19, arahy.Tifrunner.gnm2.J5K5, whole genome shotgun sequence:
CCGCTCAACAGACTCCTGAGTGTCACAAGGCTCAGTGTCTCTGCACCTTCGGACCCATGCGAGATTAACCTTCCCTAACACGTGATCTTCTGGACCGGGCTCCCGACCAAAACAAGCAATGCAGTTCTCCACCAAAAACTGGTGACTGCTATCTGATCTACCGGTAACAGCCTCCCCATTAATCGGGAGACCAAGAATATAGCTCACATCTTCCAACGTCACTGTCACTTCACCGATCGAAAGATGAAACGTGTGAGTCTCCGGCCTCCAGCGTTCCACCAAGGCACTCAGTAGTGCAGCATGACCTCTCATTTCGCCTACTCGCGAAACATGTTGAAACCCAGTTAATGCTAGTGCCTCTGCCGCTACCTCGTTAAAAGTATCTGGCGGATCGAATTTTCTGGGCAACAAATTCCTGATAGCCTGCaataaataaaatgataattattaaattctaaataataatcataaattattaaaaaagataataaattattaaaaaataataaatatttaattctattagaaaataataataattattatacaaTATTCTATTATGGGTAacattcataataataataataataataataataataataataataataataataataataactatttcATGACTACCGTATGATAAAACACAACTATTTTTCATATAATAgacatgataataataataatgccggTATGATAAAATACAACTACTATTCATATCATAgacatgataataataataataataataataataataaatttataagttAAAATATATCACTAcagaacataaaaataaaaatatttatttatcataaacttaaataaaaaattactcacCAATTGAGGATGATCCAAATATTCAATAATGTGTTCTTCTGGTAAAGTAAAATTAcgaactatttttctttttttactaaaTAAAATCCCAAACCTtcactaattcttcttcttcacaaACTCACTCCCTTTCACCTTAACCCCACCCTTTTACTCTCAAAACTCACTCACAGCATGTAACATGAAAGGGAAGCATGTAACACAAAAGGGAAGCTGAAACTCTCATGGCCTGCGTTTTGATTTTTATAGGCAGGCTCCACCACCACTCTCCTTCACACGTGTCGCACATGCAGCTGAGGATACTGTCaaacgcaggttgcgttttgCTGTGCACCTGCCAAACGCATCTTACGTTTTGGAGGTTCGAGGTGTTGGCATGCAAAGAACACAGAGGCACGTTTCGAAATTGGGTTCTCCTCCCATGCCAAACGCAAGCTGCGTTTTGCAGAGCATGCAGCTTTTTTAAAATCATCTCGTCAAAACGTAACCTGCGTTTTGCAAGTTACTGAATTCACCAGTTCCACATCTGTGGATTACTCACCATGATACAATATTGCTGCACATCACGTTTTTCACTtccataaataaattaatttctgtAGTTTTGCatatgaaattttattttttatggttttaagTTAGTTTTATTATGTTATGGTCAAATTTGTCAGTATCATAATTTTTTATGGAGTAAAGCTAGGGAACCAAAAGCATATCAGCTAAAACTCAGCCAAATACctttggatgaattcaaaatctctatgagttaatatatatggatgtttcttctactaaatatcagaatatttttttttatattaaatggatattcttttatatatttttcgaatttttttgtattgcaaatatgaatgtctctatttctttaagaattttatatatttttttaaaaattttatagatatttaattatttttgttaaaatataattagatgtttcttttgttaagtattaggatgttttttttcatattaaatgaatgtttttttttatatttctgtaattgttcAAGGACTTCTTTTAGCTAAGATCAAGTATGTAGTTTATCAAAACGGCACCTAATATCCCAAAACAATTGCGTACAAGGTAAAATCTCTTCATACAATGTGATGAAATCCCACAAAAGAGTGTCCAAACACAAAAGAATGCATTCAATAGAAGAGAACTAGATCATAACAGTCAAGAAACTCCTAGAAGAAGATAAAGAATCAAAAGAAATATGAATACAACCTCCCACATCACTGTCAACATCTATATCCTTTAACTACTAATATAATAACTATCCCTAGACCCTAATAAAAACAAAACCCAGTACACACGGATTCCAGCCCCTTCTCTCTTGAAGTCGCATTGCATTCTACTTATCACCAAACATGTAATGCTTCACATAAAACCTTGAACGCCACAGCCTCCCTTCAGCAATAACCATCAATAGTATCCATGCCACGTCCTATGATATATCTGAAAATCACACTCTTCTACCATGATTATCCATTCCTTACGTTCCACAACATCTCCTTACGGTGGCAAATCCGACGAGTCAGATGTTGGTGATAGAAGAGGAGTGGATCGCGGTGGGGAGGCAGAGAGGGCCTGACGATGAGAGAGAGGGgtctgtgtgtgtgattgttagaggtgggtaggttaatgtgagagagaagaggaaggtttttataggttttaattaggtttacttaatcaatttaaaaatttttaaattttgaatttaaaaaatttaaaattaattaattattaatataaattaatgtagttttgtttagtttttggctgaTAAGCTTTTGGTTccttatacttttctttttttatggtattttggtacTTTAATCCTTTTAAAATTTAGACATTTGAAGCTTAAATataagaaatatttaaaatgattaaatgatactttgtttttaataatttactcttatttatttttggattttgattctctaaattttgaatttcattttagaggataaagtgtgaTTTCTCACCATTTATTTCTTAGGTGGAAccaaaaaaaatatgagaaagaaACTATTTAAGAATAAGAGATCACAGTTTactatttaaagtaaaaaatttaaaatttagagaatctaaattctttatttttaattttacatttttaaaaaacatctaaaatctctaaaatttaaacatttaaaatttagatataaaaatatctaaattgaTGCTGATaacaaaaaagataaacaaaaaggaaagaattgaaattaaatgaaaaggaTAAATTGatattgaaatagaaaataaaataatacgttgaaattgaatacaaaagAATCACTTTACTTTTTATCTAATTTCTTGATGTAACAAAAAAAAGACTTACTCAACTTAATTTGTACACATcataatttgaaaattgaatcgaATGGAGTCACTCAACCTTCTACCAAATTTTCTGGTCCAACAAAAGAGAAATTCACTCAACCTCACCTATCCATACAATGATTTCATCACGAAACTAAAAAGGGAATTTTCAAACTTCTAATCACTCTGTAACAACTACAATAGTTTAAAAGGTATTTATAACAtcatattagattaaaataagaaaatcataaacccactaacataaacccaatctactaactaaataaataaaaatcaaagtgCATGAAGCTGAATATTCtaatacttaaaaatataaactaataactacTAAATAATAGGGATACTTTTTTTATTCCTAAAATTTAAGGTCAAAACCAAAATTGTCCTTAACTTATTTTTTGATTTAAAATGATCCCCAACGTTATATTTAGTATTAAAACTATCATTTTGATAAATTTATCctctataaaattaaaaaaaaaaaaaaaacactcctCCCTTCTCATCATCCTGttggaaaataaaagaacaagacacACACTCACGAAGAATATAAAATGAAGAGGAATGTATTGAATGTATTTGTGTGTTATTGTTTATGAAATaactacatatgtatttatactttTCTTTGACGTCTAAACTTAATACATCCTAATAAATAAATggtttaaattaaaactaaatatagaCAATTTATTCAAACTGTGATTTCTATTCCTTCTTAAATTCTAGCCATCAAGTTTATTTTTAACATTCTCCCTTAAACTTGATAATTTTTCGATTCCAATCATAATCCTTAACTTTTGAAAAACATTATATTTCAGAGGTTTTGTGAAAATGTTAGCAACTTGATCAAGTGATTTCACATACTCAACCTCCACATACATGTTCTCAATACATTGTCGAATGAAATGATACTTTGTTTCTATGTGCTTGCTTCTATCATGAAACACTGGATTCTTTGCTAGGCAATCGCTGACTTATTGTCCATCATGATCTTGGTGGATTTAGCTTGCTCAAAATGAAGTTCCTTCAGTAGTATCTTCAGCCAAATTGCATGACATGTACAGGCAGTGGCAGCAACATATTCAGCTTCACAAGTTGAAAGAGTGACTATAGTTGTTTCTTTGAACACCAAGAAATTGCATTATTtcctaaaaagaaaacaaagccaGTAGTACTCTTCCTGTCGTCAATATCCCCAACATAATCACTATCACAATAGCCCATTAATTTGAATTCATATGAAGCTGAATAAAACATGCCATACTCAAGAGTGCCTCTAAGATAGCGAAGAATTCTCTTGGCTGCCTTTATATGGATTTCTGTTGGATTCTCCATGTAACGACTAACTAacccaactgaaaataaaatgtcAGGTCTGGTACAGGTCAAATACCTTAAACTCCCCACGAGACTTCTGAATAATGTTTGATCAACTTTTCTTAAGCCTTCTTCCTCTTTGAAAAGTTTGACTCCACACTCCATAGGTGTATTGGTAGGATTGCAATCTAGCATATTGAGTTTCTTCAATAGCTCTCTTGCATAAGCCTGTTGTGAGATGAAAATTCCATCCTCTATTTGTTTCACTTCAATTCCTAGATAATAAGACATTAGTCTCATATCACTCATCTCAAATTCTTGAGCCATTaccttcttcaattcttcaaacaTTATTTGATTGTTTCCTGTGAATATAAGGTCATCCACATAGACACAAACAAATAACAAATTTCCTCTTTCCTCTTTCACATAGAGTGCATATTCATGAATGCACCTAATAAAACTATTATCTTGAAAATACGTATCAAGACGATCAttccaagctcttggagcttgtttcaATCCATATAAGGCCTTTTTAAGCCTTAAAACTTTATTTTCACAACCCTCAACAACAAAACCCAAAGGTTGTTCAATATAAATTTCTTCCAGAAGATTACCGTTCAGAAAAGCAGACTTCACATCCATTTGGTGGATTTTCCAGTTGTTCTGTGCTGCAAGTGACAACAATAGCCTTGTCATCTCCAAGCGAGCAACTAGAGCAAACATCTCATCATAATCTATTCCTTGCTTCTGCTTATACCCTTTTACAACGAGTCTTGCCTTATACCTTTCTACATCACCTTTAGAGTTTTTCTTAACTCTGTAAACCCATTTGACTCCAATAGCTTGATGACCACTTGGAAGTGATGCAAGTTCTCAAGTGTTGTTCTTCTCAATTGCTTGAATTTCTTCCTCCATAGCTTGTATCAATTTCTCGTCTTTGACAGcttctttaaaacttaaaggatCATCATTGAAGAGTAAACACAATAAATTTTCATCCTCTAGCTTTTCTGTTTGCTTATAGAGATCAGGGAGACTTTGATATCTATGAAGGCCTTCGCTTGAACTAGATGATGGAGAAGACGATGATGATGCTAGTGGGGTTAATGCTAGTGTTGAAGGATCGATTTCGCCTTGCACTTCTTGCTTCGGGGATTCTTTTTCCTCAAAGGAAGGCAGAAAATCATAAGTGACTTCATTTTGTGTACTCCAGTCCCACTTTGCATTTTCTTCAAACTCAACATCTCtgcttattattattttattattgatgGGATTGAAGAATTTGTAACCTTTGGTATTCTCCTCATAACCAATAAATATAAGCTTTTGGCTCCTATCATCAATTTTTGATCTTTCTTGCTCAGGAATTTGGACATATGCAATAGATCCAAATACCCTTAAATGTGATACATTAGGCTTCAAACCACTCCATGCTTCTTGAGGTGTTATATCGCTCAAACTCTTGGTAGGAGGTGAGCGGTTTGAGAGATAAACTGCACATGCAACTGCTTCTCCCCATAACTCTTTTGGTAATGACTTTTTTTTTAACATCGTTCTTGCCATATTTAGAATTGTCCTATTCTTTCTTTCAGCAACCCCATTTTTTTGAGGCGATCTAGGAACAGTTAGGGGACGTCGAATACCATGATTTTCATAAAACATCTTGAATTCATTTGAAGTGAATTATCCACCTCTGTCAGTTCTGAGAGCTTTTATCTCATAGCCACCTTCTTTTTCAACGAGGgctttaaacttcttgaatgctTCAAATGCTTCGCTCTTTTGCTTCAAGAAATAAACCCATATTTTTCTTGAATAATCaccaatgaaaagaaaaaaataggcgcTCTTACCAAGTGACAAAGGCTTGATAGGTTCACAAACATCCACGTGGATAAGCTGAAGTGGCTTGGTAGCTCTTGATTTGGACTGCTTTGGAAAACTCTTTCTTGAATGTTTTCCAAGTAAGCAGGCTTCACATAACTGATGAGGATGATCAATTGTTGGAATTCCTTTTACCATCTTTTTTGTTCCCAATTCTTTGAGCCCATCAAAATTTAAATGTCCATATCTCATATGCCAAATCCATGGTGGATCTTCAATACATGACTTCAAACATATAGCTCCACCGCTTCTCATGTTTAACAAGAACATACAATTTCTTGTCATAGAAACCTTAGcaataagattttaatttttatctctaaGCCAAAGATAACGATCTTCCATGATTATCTTGCAACCATTCTCCATAAGTTGCCCAATACTCAAgatattattcttcatctttggGATGTAATAAACATTGGTAAGAATCTTATGACTTTCATTCTTCAACTCGAATAGAATCGTCCCTTTGCCATTGATCTCTACTTTTGATTCATCACCAAAACGCACGTGTCCTTCTATATTGGTGTCGAGTGCTACAAATTTACTCCTATCACCTGTCATATGGTTGCTAGCTCCATTGTCAAGATACCACGTACTATCTTCAGAATTTTGATCTTCCTTGAGCGTAAGGAATAATGTTGcttcttcaacatcttcactGTGCACAACaagtttattttcttcttctttggatgTCTGACACTCCCAAGAATAATGTCCATTCTTTCCACATGAATAGCATTTAATGTGTCTTTTGTCAACTGTTCTTCCTCTTCCACGACCTCGagaaaaattttgatttcttttctcTTGAGAATAATTTTTCTCATCCCTTCCTCTTCCATAACCACGTCCTCGTCCTCGTCCACGGCCTCGACCTCGTCCACGGCCTCGACCTCGTCCTTATCTTCCACTTTCGTTGGTTTTTCCTCTAGCATTCTACGAAAGTTTTGCCTGCAAGACATGCTCCACACGTTCTTGCTTGTCTTTATCCATTCTTTCTTTATGGGCCGGTAAGGAACCATTCAACTGATCAATAGACATCGTATCCAAATCTTTGGACTCCTTAATGGCTACCACCACATGGTAAAATTTTGAGTTGAGAGAACGAATGATTTTCTCAACAACACGAACATCTTCTAATTTTTCTCCAAGCTTTTTCATTTGGTACATTACCGTCAAAATTTTGGTGAAATAATCCGAAATGGATTCAGTCTCCTTCATCATTAGAGACTCAAACTCAGCCCTTAGAGTTTGAAGACAAACCTTCTTTACCTTTTCAACTCCTATGACGGAATTTTGAAGAGTATCCCAAGCTTTCTTTGCATTGGTTATATCAGTAATCTTCTCAAACATATCATCGTCCAAGCCTTGATGAATGATAGTAAGTGCAcattgatctttctttcttttattttctaattcttCCTTCTGAGCTTCTGTTAGCTTGTCCACATTCTCTGGTTCTACATAGCCTTTCTCAACCATCTCCCACACTCCTTGAGCAccgaaaattgttttcattcggGTTGTCCAATTGTCATAGTTGAGCTTAGATAATTATGGGTATTGAAAAGATAAAGTAGTTCCTTTTGACGAAGACATTTTATAagtggctctgataccactttgttggaAAATAAAAGAACGAGGCACACACACTCACGAAGAATATAAAATGAAGAGGAATGTATTGAATGTATTTATGTGTTGTTGTTTAtgaaataattatatatgtatttatactttTCTTTGATGTCTAAACTTAATATATCCTAATAAACAAATggtttaaattaaaactaaatatagGCAACTTATTCAAACTGTGGTTTCTGTTCATTCTTAAATTCTAaccatcaaatttatttttaacacaTCCTTTATGGGAGAGCATCATCCTCAACTATCATCCTCCATCACCTCCTTGAAATTTCCTTCCCACTGTTGCCGCCATCCTTTTCTCCACCTCCTTCCCAAACAATGGCTGCAAGGTTTGCTTGTAGAGCTTATTGCCGGCAAGGGGCTTCGCAATAGGAGCAAGCGCAAACATCTTCTTTCTCTCCTCTTGATTATGCGCCGACTTCTCTGCTTCGTTGTCACTCcccattctctctctttctttctctgctgCGAAGACGATGGTGGAAGTGAAGGTGAAAAAGAAAGAACGTCCAAGGTTAGGATTTAATTAGGGTTTGAGATTACCCATGTTGGAGAGGACGACGCATGCTAGACGGCTAGAAAAGGCGTCACTGTCGAAGACGACGACGACGTTGCTGCAGTGCTATGCGTGAGACAACAACGTGAGTCAAGAAGTGCGACAGTGCGTGAGGGAGTGAGTGAGTAACCGCTGTTTAACGTTTCTAATTTGGTAAGTTGAGGTTCAGGTTCCTAATTTTCTGAAGTTAAGATTCAAGAATTTTAAGTTAGGATTTTCAATGATTTCAAATTAAGGTTCAATAATTTCTGAAGTTTctatcttttgttgttgttgttgtggttgaatttaaaagaaaaattttttgttgttgttattgaatTTGAAGGAATTAAAATGTGGTGACTGGTGATCTTGGAGATGAGGTGACCATGGATATGAAGACAGTGGTGTGGTGGTAGTAACAAAGGGGCATTTATGtcatctaaaaaattattatgttaaaAAGAATGATTTTAATGTTAAATATAACGTTGGGGTCCATTTTGAACCAAAGAAAATGTTAagattgattttgattttgattctaAATCTTAAGAATCAAAATAGTATTTATATCTAAATAATATTTAACTCTTCATGTCGTGTCGCCAACATTTGAAACACATATCATATACCTtcatttctaaattctaatagtttacttgtatttattttttattatatattttccaaaaaaaatccaaaatctaAGTATAAAAACATTGAAAAGTAATACATTTTTCTTTTACCACAATTAAAGGAGTTTTTATTGTATTCAAATGTGGATGTTTTTTGTTTAGATTTTAAATGTTcttttacaataattttaaatttattttgttacatttcgaatttttttattaaattttaaatatttctaaattACTCTTTAACTTAACCTAGCTATTCTTAAACTCTAACCCTAACAATTTTCTTTCTCTATTACTCTTTATCACCACCACCCCTAACTCTCAATCCCTTTTCCAAATCCTCTCCCCCCAATTTTTCATTATCATTCCAATTTCACTCCCTTCTTTTAAGTTTCCTCCTACTCTTTTTAATGACACGATAAAagtctctatttttttttatagttttttactTCTTGTTGTACAGTGTCACTGTAGGACAAGGTTGGCATGTTCCCTCCTGGTGTACCATGAAAGGTGGTGAAATTCTTAGTCCTTTCAATCTTGATCTTCTCATTGTAATTCCCTGCACCTATGAACACTATCAC
This window harbors:
- the LOC112777942 gene encoding uncharacterized protein encodes the protein MKTIFGAQGVWEMVEKGYVEPENVDKLTEAQKEELENKRKKDQCALTIIHQGLDDDMFEKITDITNAKKAWDTLQNSVIGVEKVKKVCLQTLRAEFESLMMKETESISDYFTKILTVMYQMKKLGEKLEDVRVVEKIIRSLNSKFYHVVVAIKESKDLDTMSIDQLNGSLPAHKERMDKDKQERVEHVLQAKLS